From the Glandiceps talaboti chromosome 12, keGlaTala1.1, whole genome shotgun sequence genome, one window contains:
- the LOC144443156 gene encoding cytosolic 5'-nucleotidase 1A-like: MATQNGLQIPAINIEECNGTKRPVEESGIAFNTPKKRKFKEADIKKALVVAVSSRALFDLDEEHELYERCGLEEYISYQKKHENDPCKRGTAFSFIKALQYVNERLLERNPEEEDVFDVVLVTQNHGDTSIRLINSINHYGLKIERASMTGGSNPIEYLKAWNTGLFLSCDEDQVKQALENGIAAAVVQQQSVNHPTKQLRVAFDGDSVLFSDESERIVKESGLESFFTHETAKANDPIGEGPLKKFAERLGRVQKKFPRDVASYTDNPIRTYLVTARSMASAGKRALVTLRSWGLEMDETFFLSGATKAPFLETIKPHLFFDDQMKHIQAASETGTPSAHVPHGIAQCYGKREKIKRTLSSVF; this comes from the exons ATGGCTACTCAAAACGGTTTACAAATTCCTGCGATAAATATCGAAGAATGCAACGGCACGAAAAGGCCCGTAGAAGAATCAGGCATAGCGTTCAATACTCCAAAGAAAAGGAAATTCAAAGAA GCTGATATCAAGAAAGCATTGGTTGTTGCTGTTTCATCAAGAGCCTTGTTTGATTTGGATGAAGAGCATGAACTCTATGAGAGGTGTGGTTTAGAGGAATATATTAGCTACCAGAAGAAACATGAAAATGATCCATGTAAGCGTGGCACAGCTTTCTCCTTCATTAAA GCTCTCCAGTATGTGAATGAAAGGTTATTGGAACGCAATCCAGAAGAAGAAGATGTCTTCGATGTTGTCTTGGTTACACAAAACCATGGTGACACCTCCATCAGACTTATAAATTCTATCAATCATTATG GATTGAAGATTGAACGTGCATCTATGACAGGGGGGTCCAACCCTATTGAATATTTAAAGGCTTGGAATACTGGCTTATTTCTCAGCTGTGATGAAGACCAAGTGAAGCAAGCCTTGGAAAATG GTATTGCAGCAGCAGTAGTACAGCAACAGTCTGTAAATCACCCAACTAAACAACTGAGAGTGGCATTTGATGGTGATTCAGTACTATTTTCTGACGAATCAGAAAGAATTGTCAAAGAAAGTGGACTTGAATCCTTCTTTACTCATGAAACTGCCAAAGCTAATGACCCTATAGGAGAG GGGCCTCTGAAGAAATTTGCTGAAAGACTTGGTCGAGTTCAGAAGAAGTTTCCAAGAGATGTAGCCTCTTACACTGATAATCCAATCCGTACCTACTTAGTGACTGCCCGTAGTATGGCCAGTGCTGGTAAAAGAGCCCTAGTGACACTCAGATCATGGGGTTTGGAAATGGATGAAACATTCTTTCTGAGTGGTGCAACTAAGGCCCCATTTCTAGAAACAATCAAGCCTCATTTGTTCTTTGATGATCAAATGAAACATATACAAGCTGCATCAGAGACAGGAACGCCATCAGCTCATGTACCCCATGGCATTGCACAGTGTTATGGGAAAAGAGAGAAGATAAAGAGAACTTTATCATCAGTGTTTTAA